One stretch of Amycolatopsis tolypomycina DNA includes these proteins:
- a CDS encoding pyridoxal phosphate-dependent decarboxylase family protein, with protein MRADGLAGGQGGADRLAELIPAALRGMAAGVAERGGPAPAGGPAAVAAALVAERGEVEAAPTGSAVAGDRAPAALLPDATPAGPGFAPAGPISAGEPRPAAEPGDPARAVEAIAAGAEPAESHHAEPQPAEPHHTEPHHTEPHHTAPTPPSRTGALPRGGVGAEAALEQLSRLLAAGSADPADPACAAHLHCPPLAVAVAADVVASALNPSMDSWDQAPVASELEREFTSGIARLCYPDAANPDAVVTTGGTESNLLGLLLARENGVVQPVCGANAHHSVARAAWLLGLPAPIVVPCAGDRLLPDALETVLTPGCVVVATAGTTNTGTLDPLPEIARICHRHQARLHVDAAYGGMALCSDTLKTKLAGLELADSVALDLHKFGWQPVAAGLFAARDAADLGALTVRAEYLNADDDTEAGLPDLLGRSIRTSRRPDAFRMAVTVHALGTDGLGALVERCCATAAEVARHVDEHPGLRLWGPPELSTVVLRPVVADKTETAGDELVARVRRALLEAGTAVIGRAALPTGPGGANQLWLKLTLLHPHTTAADYVPLLDRIVATAGAELVAGRESPVAS; from the coding sequence ATGCGGGCAGACGGGCTGGCCGGAGGCCAGGGCGGCGCGGACCGGCTCGCCGAGCTGATCCCGGCGGCCCTCCGCGGAATGGCGGCAGGAGTCGCAGAACGCGGCGGCCCGGCCCCGGCAGGCGGACCGGCCGCGGTGGCGGCGGCCCTGGTGGCGGAGCGCGGTGAGGTCGAGGCTGCCCCGACCGGCTCGGCTGTTGCCGGGGATCGCGCGCCCGCGGCGCTCTTGCCCGACGCAACTCCCGCCGGGCCGGGCTTCGCGCCCGCCGGGCCGATCTCGGCGGGCGAGCCGCGACCGGCCGCCGAGCCCGGGGACCCCGCGCGCGCCGTCGAGGCGATCGCGGCCGGCGCGGAGCCCGCCGAGTCGCACCACGCCGAGCCGCAGCCCGCCGAGCCGCACCACACCGAGCCGCACCACACCGAGCCGCACCACACGGCGCCCACCCCGCCCTCCCGAACCGGCGCCCTGCCCCGCGGCGGCGTCGGTGCCGAAGCCGCGCTCGAACAGCTCAGCCGGCTTCTCGCCGCGGGCTCTGCCGATCCCGCGGATCCCGCCTGTGCCGCCCACCTCCACTGCCCGCCCCTCGCCGTGGCCGTGGCCGCCGATGTCGTCGCCAGTGCCCTCAACCCCTCCATGGACTCCTGGGACCAGGCGCCCGTCGCCAGTGAACTCGAACGCGAGTTCACCTCCGGGATCGCGCGGCTCTGCTACCCCGACGCCGCAAACCCCGACGCCGTCGTGACCACCGGGGGCACCGAATCCAACCTCCTCGGCCTCCTCCTCGCCCGCGAAAACGGCGTCGTCCAGCCCGTCTGCGGGGCCAACGCCCACCACAGCGTCGCCCGGGCCGCCTGGCTGCTCGGCCTGCCCGCGCCGATCGTCGTCCCCTGCGCAGGCGATCGGCTGCTTCCCGACGCCCTCGAAACGGTCCTCACCCCCGGCTGCGTCGTCGTCGCCACCGCCGGGACCACCAACACCGGCACCCTCGACCCGCTGCCCGAAATCGCCCGGATCTGCCACCGGCACCAGGCCCGGCTGCACGTCGACGCCGCCTACGGGGGCATGGCGCTCTGCAGCGACACCCTCAAAACCAAGCTCGCCGGGCTCGAACTGGCCGACTCCGTCGCGCTCGACCTGCACAAGTTCGGCTGGCAGCCGGTCGCCGCCGGGCTCTTCGCCGCCCGGGACGCCGCCGATCTCGGCGCCCTCACCGTCCGCGCCGAGTACCTCAACGCCGACGACGACACCGAAGCCGGCCTGCCCGACCTGCTCGGCCGCTCCATCCGGACGTCGCGGCGGCCGGACGCCTTCCGGATGGCCGTCACCGTGCACGCCCTGGGCACCGACGGACTCGGCGCGCTCGTCGAACGCTGCTGCGCCACCGCCGCCGAGGTCGCCCGGCACGTCGACGAGCACCCCGGCCTGCGGCTCTGGGGCCCGCCCGAACTGTCCACTGTGGTCCTGCGCCCGGTCGTCGCCGACAAGACCGAGACCGCCGGTGACGAGCTCGTCGCGCGCGTCCGCCGCGCCCTCCTCGAAGCCGGCACCGCCGTCATCGGCCGGGCCGCGCTGCCGACCGGGCCGGGCGGCGCGAACCAGCTGTGGCTCAAGCTGACGCTGCTGCACCCGCACACCACCGCCGCCGACTACGTCCCGCTGCTCGACCGGATCGTCGCCACCGCCGGGGCCGAGCTCGTCGCCGGCCGGGAAAGCCCGGTCGCTTCGTGA